Proteins encoded together in one Pseudomonas sp. Seg1 window:
- a CDS encoding POTRA domain-containing protein — translation MRVMASLLCLSLSSAALADTLPSFLNSNETIRNLPVPNLPADAYRPAAAPLQVPDPGATAAQPLMMSTKVNLKTVQIEGGTIYPLNELADNYKPLIGHETSLAELIEATRNITRRYQQDGYLLSYAFLPQQNFDDGVARVVLVEGYVRDVQMQGDVGRVKGLLDKLAAKIQAERPLTRKTFERYTTLMTRIPGVTIQAQVPPPGTTDGATTLVAQASRKPFTSTLSTTEDNRNGTQALLGVSSNSQTSMGEQLSLSGLFPPGDDKEHYYRLDYSQFLDSEGTQLALSASRYRADPGTNVLLDNGLQLKPHRENDRYSIGFTLPLIAASNELLTAGSRLYAVNDKTRYNVIGYPLSVEERTDIRALAFESDWRKADARQLRILSGGVYQGLDSMGAKTNNNAIDLDFFRVRLSGVQSDKFFDNWQGVLSAALYWSDDTLPDSERAVFGGQNFGRGYPDDQASGDKGWGVAYEVNYSFNRDGNWVRILQPYVVLDRSRSWFNELPVQANNLSSAAVGLRFGDAKYYNIALEAAKAMSDEALDTFNRRTRYSISFSYQL, via the coding sequence ATGCGCGTTATGGCATCCCTGCTGTGCCTCAGTCTCAGTTCCGCCGCCCTCGCCGACACCCTCCCCAGCTTTCTCAACAGCAACGAAACCATCCGTAATCTGCCCGTGCCGAATTTGCCGGCCGACGCCTATCGCCCGGCTGCCGCGCCGTTGCAGGTGCCAGACCCCGGCGCAACTGCCGCGCAACCGTTGATGATGAGCACCAAGGTCAATCTCAAAACCGTGCAGATCGAGGGCGGCACGATCTATCCGCTGAACGAGTTGGCCGACAATTACAAACCACTTATCGGCCACGAAACCAGCCTCGCCGAGCTGATCGAAGCGACGCGCAACATCACCCGGCGCTATCAGCAGGACGGCTACCTGCTGTCCTACGCCTTTTTACCGCAACAGAACTTCGACGACGGCGTCGCCCGCGTCGTACTGGTCGAAGGTTACGTGCGGGATGTGCAGATGCAGGGTGATGTCGGCAGGGTCAAAGGCCTGCTCGACAAACTGGCGGCGAAAATCCAGGCCGAGCGGCCGCTGACCCGCAAGACGTTCGAGCGCTATACCACGTTGATGACGCGCATCCCCGGCGTGACGATCCAGGCACAAGTACCGCCGCCGGGCACCACCGATGGCGCCACAACGCTGGTCGCGCAAGCCAGCCGCAAACCGTTCACCAGCACGCTGAGCACCACTGAAGACAACCGCAACGGCACGCAAGCTTTACTCGGCGTGAGCAGCAATTCGCAGACGTCCATGGGCGAGCAATTGAGCCTCAGCGGTCTGTTTCCGCCGGGTGACGACAAAGAACATTACTACCGCCTCGACTACAGCCAGTTCCTCGATAGCGAAGGTACGCAACTGGCCCTTTCCGCCTCCCGCTACCGTGCCGACCCCGGCACCAATGTGCTGCTCGACAATGGCCTGCAACTCAAACCGCATCGGGAGAACGACCGTTATTCGATCGGCTTCACCCTCCCCCTGATCGCGGCTTCCAACGAACTGCTGACCGCCGGATCGCGGCTGTACGCGGTCAATGACAAGACTCGCTACAACGTCATCGGTTACCCGCTGAGCGTCGAAGAACGCACCGACATCCGCGCCCTCGCTTTCGAGAGCGATTGGCGCAAGGCCGATGCCCGGCAATTGCGGATTCTCAGCGGTGGCGTGTACCAGGGCCTGGACAGCATGGGCGCGAAGACCAACAACAACGCCATCGACCTCGACTTCTTCCGGGTGCGCCTGTCCGGCGTGCAGAGCGACAAGTTCTTCGACAACTGGCAAGGCGTGCTGTCGGCCGCGTTGTACTGGAGCGACGACACCCTCCCGGACAGCGAACGCGCAGTGTTCGGCGGGCAGAATTTCGGGCGCGGTTATCCCGATGATCAGGCGTCGGGCGACAAGGGCTGGGGGGTGGCTTACGAGGTCAACTACAGTTTCAATCGCGACGGCAACTGGGTGCGCATCCTGCAACCGTACGTGGTGCTCGATCGTTCGCGCAGTTGGTTCAATGAATTGCCGGTGCAGGCCAACAACTTGTCGTCGGCGGCGGTGGGTTTGAGATTCGGCGACGCCAAGTACTACAACATTGCGCTGGAAGCGGCGAAGGCGATGTCGGATGAAGCGCTGGACACGTTCAATCGGCGGACGCGGTACAGCATCAGCTTCAGTTATCAGCTGTAG
- a CDS encoding collagen-like triple helix repeat-containing protein has product MKTQDVWCKSAIALALILSLGLTGCSSGGGGHKSSSGSSSPASSAGTDGSGGTGGTGGTGGTGGTDGTAGTGGTGGTGGTNPTNPTNPTNPTNPTDPTNPTNPTDPTNPTNPTTPSLVTTTLVQDVGKTVSGVGDGVGQIGDSLSTVPVVGGVVQSAANTAGNVVSTLGDGIANGVGKLATDPKGLTTTVASVGGVVTDVGNGVSDLSGKLATATGSVPVVGGVVTKVAPLLDGVGEKVTMLGDTLDTTLTNGPTSQLTNKVGASLVPVIAMVESTTGKLGATTGLGDPLKGVISQVGGTVNGLGGKVTAAGNGNAVTNTLGGAVSNVGTAVGKAGGLVSNGTGSGTGGGIGGGLGGGLGGTGLLQTVGGAVVNVGTGLNAGNTNGVVSAGGVAAGGLGNTVASLNTVLGGSGSPITATTSPLATVGATVGAGLNPVTSAVTNVTQQVGAATGLGSPVAALTGQVGGAVSNLGGAIAATNNPVTTAVGGLVNNVGGTVAAVGGLVNGGTGTATGGGTTGGLGGVLGGLTGALGGNKR; this is encoded by the coding sequence ATGAAAACTCAAGACGTGTGGTGCAAATCAGCAATCGCTCTGGCATTGATTCTCTCCCTCGGCCTCACCGGTTGCAGCAGTGGCGGTGGCGGCCATAAAAGCAGTTCCGGGAGTTCTTCTCCCGCTAGCAGCGCAGGAACCGATGGCTCCGGCGGCACGGGTGGGACCGGTGGCACTGGCGGTACCGGTGGCACAGACGGCACTGCAGGCACTGGCGGTACGGGCGGAACGGGAGGCACCAATCCAACCAACCCGACTAATCCGACCAATCCGACCAACCCGACGGATCCAACCAATCCAACGAACCCGACTGATCCAACCAACCCGACCAATCCAACTACTCCGTCACTGGTAACCACCACCCTGGTGCAGGATGTGGGCAAAACCGTCAGCGGCGTCGGCGATGGCGTCGGTCAGATTGGCGACTCCCTGAGCACTGTGCCAGTGGTCGGTGGCGTGGTGCAGAGCGCGGCGAACACCGCCGGCAACGTCGTCAGCACGCTGGGCGATGGCATTGCCAATGGCGTCGGCAAACTGGCGACCGACCCTAAAGGCCTGACCACCACCGTGGCCTCGGTCGGCGGAGTTGTTACCGATGTCGGCAACGGCGTGTCCGACCTCAGCGGCAAACTGGCAACCGCCACCGGCAGCGTTCCCGTGGTCGGCGGCGTGGTCACCAAAGTGGCACCATTGCTCGACGGCGTTGGCGAGAAAGTCACCATGCTCGGCGATACCCTCGACACCACGCTGACCAATGGCCCAACCAGCCAATTGACCAATAAAGTCGGCGCCAGCCTGGTCCCGGTGATCGCCATGGTTGAAAGCACCACCGGCAAACTCGGCGCTACCACCGGCCTCGGTGATCCGCTCAAAGGCGTGATTTCGCAAGTCGGCGGCACCGTGAACGGTTTGGGCGGCAAGGTCACCGCTGCTGGCAATGGCAACGCCGTGACCAACACCCTCGGCGGTGCCGTGAGCAACGTCGGCACAGCGGTTGGCAAGGCGGGTGGGCTGGTGTCCAACGGCACCGGCTCAGGAACTGGTGGCGGTATCGGCGGTGGACTGGGTGGCGGCCTCGGCGGCACGGGTCTGTTGCAAACCGTGGGCGGCGCCGTGGTTAACGTCGGCACAGGCTTGAACGCTGGCAATACCAACGGCGTGGTCAGTGCCGGTGGTGTTGCCGCAGGCGGACTGGGTAACACCGTCGCTTCGCTGAACACCGTGCTCGGCGGTTCGGGCTCACCGATTACTGCAACGACTTCGCCACTGGCCACTGTCGGCGCCACCGTCGGTGCTGGTCTGAATCCGGTCACCAGCGCCGTCACCAACGTGACCCAGCAAGTCGGCGCCGCTACTGGTCTCGGCTCGCCAGTCGCCGCGCTCACAGGTCAAGTCGGCGGTGCGGTCAGCAATCTGGGTGGCGCGATTGCCGCCACCAACAACCCGGTTACCACAGCCGTCGGAGGTCTGGTCAACAACGTCGGTGGTACCGTTGCAGCGGTTGGCGGCCTGGTCAACGGCGGCACCGGAACCGCAACCGGCGGCGGCACCACGGGCGGTCTGGGCGGAGTACTCGGTGGCCTGACCGGCGCCCTGGGAGGCAACAAACGCTAA